Within the Solidesulfovibrio sp. genome, the region GCTGCTGATCATCCTCGGCGTGCTGACCGCCCTGGCCATCGTCTTCGCCAGGCCGCTCACCCAGCTCATCACCCCCGGCTTCGCCGACGACCCCAAGCTCTTCGACCTGACCGTGGAGCTCACCCGCATCGTCTTCCCCTACATCATCGAGATCTCGGTGGTCGCCCTGTGCATGGGCGTGCTCAACTCCTTCGGCCATTTCCTGGCCCCGGCCCTGGCCACCTCCGAACTCAACACCATCATCATCCTGGGTGCCGGCGTGGCCTGGCTGTTTGGCCTGGACGTGGCCCACACCCTGGCCTGGGCCGTGGTCATCGGCGGCCTGGGGCAGGTGCTGATGCAGCAGCCGCAGCTGAAAAAATTCGGCTTCACCTGGCGCGGCCCCTGGTCGGTGAAAGACAAGGGCGTGGTGCGCATGGGGCTTTTGATGCTGCCCACGGCCTTTGGCGCGGCCGTCTACCAGCTCAACATCGTGCTGGGCACCCTGCTCGCCTCCTATCTGCCCACGGGCAGCATCTCCTACCTCTACTACGCCGACCGGCTGGTGCAGTTCCCCCTGGGCGTTTTCGGCGTGGCCGTGGGCACGGTGGCCTTGCCGAGCCTGGCCAAGCTGGCCTCGGCCGGGAAAACCGGCGAATTCACCGATACGTTAAACGCCTCGTTGCGTCTCACGCTGTTCATCTGCCTGCCGGCCGCGGCCGGGCTCATCGCCCTGGCCGACCCCATGGTGCGGGTGCTGTTCGGCCGGGGGGCCTTCGGCGAGCATGCCGTGGCCGCCACGGCCGGGGCGCTGGTCGCCTACGGCGTGGGCCTGCCGGCATTCGCCTGCGTGCGGCCGCTGTATTCCGCCTATTTCGCCCTGTCCGACACCCGCACCCCGGCCGTGACCGCCGCCGTGTGCCTGCTGGTCTACGTCGTCTGCGGCCTCGCGCTCATGGGGCCAATGGCCCACGTGGGCCTGGCCCTGGCCACCTCCGTGTCCTCCTGGGTCAACGTGCTTGTGCTGGGCGTCGTTTTACGCAAGAAACTCGGTGGGACGTGGTTTCACCCGGGCCGCACGACCTGCATCGGCGCGCTGCTCAGTTGCGGCGTGGGCGCGGGCGCCTACGTCACGGCGGATCACAGATACCTTTCCCTGCTCCTCATCGCCGCCTGGGCCGTGGCCTACATGGGCGCGGCCTCCCTGCTTCGGGTCGAGGAGGCCAGGATGCTGACGGACTTCGTCCGCCGTCGCCTCAAGCGCCGGGCCGGGGCGTAAGTTCCGCGACATTTCCGGCCGGCAGCGGCCGGAAACGATACCCGGCGCGACGCCGCCAAGGAGCCCCGCATGCCCCTTTTCACCGTGGAAAACCTGATCGCCTTCCTGACGCTGTCCGCCCTGGAGATCGTCCTTGGCATCGACAATATCGTGTTTATCGCCATCATCTCCAACACCCTGCCGGCCGCAATCCAGTCCAAGGCCCGGCGCATCGGCCTGGTGCTGGCCATGGGCACCCGCATATTGCTCCTTTTGGGCATCACCTGGATCATGGGCCTGACCGCGCCGCTTTTTTCCGTCCTCGGCCACGTGGTCACGGGCCGCGACCTCGTGCTGCTGGCCGGCGGGCTTTTCCTCATCGCCAAATCGACCTTCGAGATCCACGAAAAGATCGAGCCGCCCCGCGACGGCGAACCCCATGTCGAAAAGGTCCGGGGGTTCCGTTCGGCCGTGATCCAGATCGCCCTGCTCGACATCGTCTTTTCCCTGGATTCGGTGATCACGGCCGTGGGCATGTCCGGCGAGATCGTGGTCATGGTGGCGGCGGTCGTCGCGGCCGTCGCGGTCATGATGGCCTTCGCCGATCCCGTCAGCCATTTCGTGTCGCGCCACCCCACGGTACAGATGCTGGCCCTGTCCTTCCTGATCCTCATCGGCGTGTTCCTTGTGGCCGAGGGCCTGGGCCGCCATATCGACCGGGGCTACATCTACTTCGCCATGGCCTTTTCCCTGCTGGTGGAGCTGCTCAACATGCGGGCCAGAAAGGCCGTTTCCAAATGAGACAGGCCCGCCCGGCGAGGATGCCGCCGGGCGGGCCAAGATTGTGAAAACCATCCGGGCAGAGGGAAATGACCGCTTACCAACCCCGCTGTTGCCGGCAGACGTTGTAGCCGATGTTGCAGTTGTTGATGCACTCCGGAACGCCGGCGCACACCATCATGCAATTCTGGTAGCTCCTGTTGCACCCCTTACGGCCGGGTGGGGGCGGCGGAGGGGGTGGCGGCGGTGGCGGCGGCCTCCGGTTCGGCACGCATTGCCAATACCGTTGCGACCAATGCGTGCCCGGCGGACACTGGGCATAGGCGCACATGTCCGCCACGACCAGATTGGCGATCATGAAGACGCAGGCAATCACGGCCAGGCGCAGTTTCATTCGCATGCTTCCCTCCTGTTCGGGCTTATGCAACAATATCCCATCCATTGCCGGAAAACACAAGATTTTTCCCGGATGGGACCGGCCTCCCCGGGGCCGCACGGTTGAGGCCTGCGGACGCCCCCCTGGGAACGGGACGGAAGCCATGCAAAAACCGTGTTGCCGGCAAGCCCCCGGGCCGCATGACGGACCGGGCCGGCCCGATGCTTCGGCGCGCCGCCGCCGCGAGGACAGGCCATGCCCCACCAAGAAGCCAGACGGCTGTTCCCGCGCGGCCTGACCCAGCCCGAAGGCGGGTTCCGCTTCGGCGCCGACGCCCTGCTGCTGGCCAGTTTCGCCGCGCCGGCGGGCGGCCGGCGTGTCCTGGACCTGGGCACGGGCTGCGGCCCGGCCGGGCTCGGCCTGCTGCTGGCCCGGGGCGACGCGGACACAACCGTGCTCGGCCTGGACAGGGACCCGGCCATGGTCGCGGCCGCGGCCGCCAATGCCGGACTTTTGGGGCTCGCCGACCGCTTTACCGCCCGTTACCTGGACGTGCGCGCCATCCGGGCCGAGGCGGACATCCGTCCCGAATCCTTCGACCTCGCCCTGGCCAATCCGCCCTACCGCGATCCGGCCTCGGGCCGCCGGGCGCCGTCGGCCTCGCGCGACGCGGCCCGGTTCGAGACCGAAGGCGGCCTGGCCGCCTTTGCCGACGCGGCCGCCTCTGCGCTCGGAAACGGCGCCAGCCTGGCCCTGGTCCACCTGGCCGAGCGCCTGGGCCACGTTTTCGCCTGCCTGACCGCGCGCAAGCTCGAGGTCAAGCGCCTGATGCCCATCGCCCCCCGCCTTGGCGCCCCGGCCCGGCAGGTCCTCCTCCTGGCCACGAAAAACGGCCGTCCGGGCCTGCGCCTGGACCCGGCCCTGGCCCTCTACGAAGGCAGCGGCCCGGATACCCGGCTTTCGGCCGAAGCCTTGGGGTTTTGCCCGTTCCTTGCCTGCAACGCCGGCCCGCGAAACGCCGCACCATAAGAAAAGGGGGACACCCCCCCACGGGCATCCCCCCTGCGGCGCGGTGCGACCCGCGTCGTTCCCTCCGCAAATCACTTGTGGCCGAAAAGCTTGTCCGGGTCCGGGTCGGGCGCGTCATGCCCGACGATGGGCGCGGGATTGCGGCGCATGGCGATGCTCGCCTCGGCCAACCTGGCCACCATGCTCTGGGACTGGGCCGACGCAACCACCATTTCCTTGGGCGCGGCGGTCTCTTCGGCCGGAGCCCCCGGCGGATCGGCCACATACACCAACGCACCCAATGCCGCCACGACAATGATGGCAAGTATCCGCTTCATGACCATCCCCCTGTGCCTTGGCCGCCCCCGGCGGCGTTTCCCCGGTTTACGACAAATGAAAAGCCAGAAGCGTGCCAATGCATCCTGAAATAAAATCCAATGATTGCAAAGGGAAAACCTTCCAGACGAAAGCCTGGGCTCGCTATTCCCAAAAACCAGGAACCATCTTCGGACAATTTACCATATTTCGGGAATATCCCGATAACGGGCCATGGGTCTTGTCGGCTCTTCGATGCTCGAAAAGACTGCCCGGAGCTGGCCGCGCATCTTGCCTTGCGGCCCGGCCTGGGGGTATGGCGGCAGCATGCAGCGCGCTCCCCGGCTCCTGGCCGTCGTCCTCGTCCTGGCCCTGGCCCACGCGCTTTTCCCGGAGGCGAGCATGGCCCTTTCCCCCTCCCTGGACCGGCCGGACGTCGGCCGCCGGCTCTTCCATCCCCGGCCCGAACCCGGGCCGATCCGGCCGGATCGCGACCTGTTCGCCGCGGCCCCGGACGGCACGCGGCTCCACGTCCGCCTGCACCCGGCAAACGCCGCCTTCCCCACCCTGCTCCTTTTCCACGGCAACGGCGAAATCGCCTCGGACTACGACGACCTGGCCCCGCTGCTCGCCGGCATCGGGTTCAATCTGGCGGTGGGGGAATTCCGGGGCTACGGCCTGTCGGACGGGGAGCCGCAAGCCTCGAAGCTTGGGCCCGACGCGGCCGTGGTGTTCGATTTCGTGCGAGAAAAGCTGGCGGCGTCGGGGGCTGTCCCGCGCCTGGTCGTCATGGGCCGGTCGCTGGGCAGCGTGTGCGCCCTGTCCCTGGCCGACGCGCGCCCCGGGGACCTGGACGGGCTGGTGCTGGAAAGCGCCTTTGCCACCACCCTGCCCCTGCTGCGCGTGCTGGGGCTCGAACCCCGGCTGTTGGGCATCGGCGAGGCCGACGGCTTCGGCAACCTGGCCAAGGCCGGCCGCTTCGCCGGGCCGACGCTGGTCATCCACGGCGCGCGCGACGACCTCATCGAGGCCGGCGAAGCGAAAATGCTCCTTGCCGCCTCGCCTTCACCCCAAAAGCGCCTGCTGCTCATCCCCGGGGCCGGGCACAACGACCTCTTTTCCGTCGGCCGCCGCCCCTACCTCGACGCCCTGGCCGGCCTGGCCGCCCAGGCGCGCGGCCCCGGCGACGGCCCCCCCGGGGCGGCCCCGCCCTGACGGCGCCCCCGCGCCCTCCCCCGGAGCGTCCCACGGAGCCCACACCATGCTGCTCAGACACGCCCAGGAATCCGATTATCCCGGCATCATCGCCCAGCTCGACGCCTGGTGGGCCGAGCGCCACATGACGGACATGCTGCCCCGGCTTTTTTTCAAGCACTTTAGGGACACGAGCTTCGTCATCGAGGCGGGGGGCGCGGCCATCGCCTTCCTGATCGGCTTCGCCTCCCAGACCGACCCGGCGCAGGCCTATGCCCACTTCCTGGGCGTCCATCCGGCCCACCGCCGCCGGGGGCTGGCCAGCCGCCTGTACGAGCGCTTTTTCGAGGCGGCCCGGTCGCGCGGCTGCGCCGTCGTCCATGCGCTCACTTCGCCGGTCAACCGCCACTCCATCGCTTTCCACCGCTACCTCGGCTTCAGCCTGGAGCCCGGCGACCGCGTCGTGGACGGCATCCCCGTGCACGGCGACTACGACGGCCCGGGCGAGGACCGGGTCCTGTTCGTGAAACGGATCGGGCAGGCGTCGGGCTAGAAGACCTCGGCCTCGAACCAGGAGAGCTTGGTGTCCGGATGCCGCCAGCAGCCGGGCTCCAGGCCGGCCTTGCGGCAGGTCTGGTCCAGGAAGGTTTCCCGGTCCCAGCCCCACTCCACCGGCACTTGCGGCAGCAGCAGCCCCGAGCGCGCGCCACGGCGCACCAGCAGCCCATGGCGGCCCACCTCCACGAGCGCCGGGTCCGGGCACGGGGTCAGCGGGCTCAACACGGAAATCTCGATGGCGATGTCCTGGAACTCCTCGCGGGTCAGGGGCGTAAAGCGCGGGTCGCCGAAGGCCGCCGCCTCGGCCATGTCGCCGATGGTCTCGAAAAGCGGCCGGTCGCCGACGATGTGGCCGATGCAGCCGCGAAGCCGGCCGCGCAGGGTCAGCGTGACGAAGGCGCCGTGGGGTTCGCGCAGCTTCCCCGTCGGCGGCCGCGGGCTGGCCGGGTCGCGACCGGCCAGCCGGGCGGCGATGCGCAGGCGGACCAGGTCCTTGAGGGAGGCCTTTTCCTCGTCCGTGAGGCTGAAGCGGAAAGCGTCCATGGGGGACCTCCTTTGGTGGTCACGATCGCGCCTCTCGGCAGGATTCGCCGAGCAGGCCGTAGAATTCGCCGGTCATGGCCTGCATGAGGAAATGGCAGTCCGTGGGAAAGGGGCGGGTGGGGATGCCGGCCTCGTGCAAGAAGGTCAGGGTCTCCGGGGCCAGGTCGCGGCCGTGGGCGTAGATCACGGGCGTGGCCAGGCCAAGCAGGGCCTCGCCGGCGGCATGGCTCCATTTTCCCGGCAGGGCCTTGGCCTCGCGACGAACGGCCAGGACCGTGCCCAGGAAGGCCTCCTCGCCGCAAAAGCGCAGCGAGGCGTAATAATGGCGGCAAAAGGGGAACCGCCCCAGATAGTCCCGAAAGATGACCTGTTCCCGGAATTCCTTGTACCATTCGCCGAAACGCCCCGAAAGCCGCGCCGCCTCGGCATGGGCCGTGACGAACGAACCGAAGCGGGTGACCGAGGCCTCGGCCAGGACCAGCCGCCCGACCTCGCCCGGCCGGGCGTCGCGACAGAAGTAGATGGCCGGGATGCCGCCCACGGAATGGGCCGCCAGCACCAGCGGCGACGGCCGCAGCCCGCATTCGTCGGTCAGGTGGTCGATGAGCCGCCGCAGCCGCCTGGCGCTGGCTTCCATGGCGTAGTCGACGGCTTGCGGGCTGCCCCCGTGGCCGGCCATGTCCCAGGCGACGACGCTGGCCCCGTCCAGGTAGCGCGTCTCGAACGCCTCCTCGAAGGCCAGGTGGGAGTCGCCCAGGCCGTGCAGGCAGACCACGGCCGGCGCCCGGCCGGGCATGATCCTGGCCCGGGCGAAGATCGCCCCGTCCTCGGTGGGCACGAGGAGGTCCCTGACCTCCGCGCCTCCCCGGCGGCTTCCTGTGAGAAACTGTCCCATTTTCTTGACCGAAACCCCCCGGCCCATATACCCTTAACCGTAAAGTCCGCGTTAGGCCAGCCATCTCGGCCGGCCCGGGACACGCCCCACACAACCCCTTACAGCGGATACAGCATGATGCAATTCACCCTTTCGACCAGGCTGACCCTGGGATTCGGCCTGGTGCTGGCGGCCATGGCCACGGGAACGCTGGTGCTCACGGCCTCCCTCGGCAACGTCCGGGAACGGGCGGCGCGGGTGCACGAGACCAGCCTGCCCCTGGCCGACGCGGCGGCCCGAATGCAGTTTTCGGCCGTCAACGTGCAGCAGTTCCTGACCGACGTCTCGGCCACAGGCGAGGAGGACGGCTTCGGGGAAGCCGCCGAGGCGGCCAAGGACTTCCGCCGGGACGCGGACCGGTTCCGCGATGCGGCCCGGAGAAGCGCCGATGCGGCCATGCGCGGCGAAATCGAGGACATCGCCAAGGATTTCGAGGCCATGTACGAGGTCGGCCAGCGCATGGCCAAGGCCTATATCAAGGACGGGCGCGAGGCCGGCAACGCCATCATGGAGGATTTCGACCAGCGCACCGAGGCCCTGGCCAAGCGCATCGCGCCGCTCAAGCAGTCGCAGTTCGCCGCCGTCGACGCCGAGGTCGAAGCCGTGGCCGACGGCCTGGCCTGGGACCTGCGCCTGCAGTACGCGCTTCTGGCCGCTTCCCTGGCCATCGGCCTGGTCACGGCCTGGCTCGTCTCGCGCAGCATCTTGCGGCAACTCGGCGCCGAACCGGAGACCGTGGCCGCCGTGGCCCGCGACGTGGCCGACGGGCATTTCGACAACGTCCGGACAGCCTGCTCCGCGTCCAGCCGCGATTGCGGCGTCATGGCGGCCATGGCCGAGATGGCCGAGAAGCTGCGTGCCACCTTCCAGGCCCTGGAGGCCGAGAAATCGGCGGCCGAGGCCAGGACCGCCGAGGCCCAGCACAGCCGCCGGGAGGCCGAGGAAGCCATGACCCGGGCCGAACGCGCCCGCCTGGAAGGCATGGCCGAGGCCGCCGGGCAGCTCGAAGACCTCACCGACGTGGTGGCCCGGGCCGGCAACGCCCTGACCGACCGGGTGGCGCAAGTCGCGGGCGGCTCGCAACGCCAGCGCGACCGCACGGCCGAGACGGCCACGGCCATGGAGGAACTGAGCGCCACGGCCCTGGAAGTGGCCAAAAACGCCGGGCGCGCCGATCAAAGCGCCCAGGCCGCCCGCCAAGGCGCCCGTGAGGGCCTGGCCGCAACCGACGAGGTGACGCGCTCCATCGACCGGGTGCGCCAGCTCTCCCTGGGCCTCAAGACCAGCCTCGACGCCCTGGGCGAACGGGCCAAGGGCATTTCGGCCATCATGGGGGTCATCTCCGACATCGCCGACCAGACCAACCTGCTGGCGCTCAATGCCGCCATCGAGGCCGCCCGGGCCGGCGACGCCGGGCGCGGCTTCGCCGTGGTGGCCGACGAGGTCAGAAAGCTGGCCGAAAAGACCATGCAGGCCACGGGCGAGGTCGCCTCGGTCATCACCGCCATCGACGAGGCGGTCAAGGAAAACGTGGCCGGCATGGACACGGCCGTGGCCGCCGTGGCCGCCACCACGGAACTGGCCGGCAAGTCCGGGGAGTCGTTGCGCCACATCGTGGCCATGGCCGAGACGACCACCGAAGAGATCGGCCGCATCGCCGGCGCCGTGACCCAGCAGACCACGGCCGCCGAGGAGATCAACCGCGCCCTGGCCGACATCAGCCTCGTCTCCGAGGAAACGGCCCAGGGCATGGACGACGCCCGCGACGAGCTCGACCGGCTGTCGGGTTCCACGAGCCAACTGGCCACGCTCATCGAGAACCTGCGCCGGCAGTCGCCCAAGGCCCTGACGTAAGCGGCGCCGCCCAGCCCCGGCAATGAAAACGCCCGGGCCGCGATCGCGGCCCGGGCGTTCGTCTGGGCAAGGGGCCGGCGGCGGGTCAGTACACGCCGCGCTCGTTGAAAAAGGGGCCGTACTTCTTGTCCGTGCCCTTGATGTGGCCGACCAGCCAGTTTTTCAGGAAGTTCATGACCTCGGTGGTGAGCGCCGCCTTGTTGGCCCGGAAATCGTTGCCGAAGGCGATGACCTGGTCCACGAACTTGTCGTGTTCCTTGCGGTGGTTGAGGTAGCCCGGATACTTGTACTGCTCCATGAGCTTTTCCTCGTAGCCGAAGTGCTCCACCGCGTACTCCTCCAGTTCGCGCAGGATGGCCTCCACCTGGCTTTTCCCCTTGCCGGAGCGCATGGCCTCGTGCAGGTCGCAGATCATCTGCACGAGTTTGCGGTGCTGGCTGTCGATCTCCCGGAGGCCCACGGCCAGGGAATCGTCCCATTGCAGGATGCCGCCGCCGATGGAGCAGGCGTTGGCGCCGCCGTTGCCCGAAGGTTTCGGTGCCGCGGCCGGTGCCTTGGCCGGCCGCGACGGGGCGGCGGACAAGGGCGTGGCTTTCACCGCCGGACGGGTAGCCTGGGGCAGGGCCTTGGCCTGGGCCGGCCGCGACGGCGGCAGGGGCCGACGCGAGGGCGCGGCCACGGCACGCGGGGCGGCGGCGACCACGCGGCGGGTGGCGGGCTCCTCGCCGGTCATGCGGCGGATGACGTCGTCGAGCTCGCCGGCCAGGGCCGACAGGGCCGACAGGGCCTGGGTGGCCGTTTCCATGCCCTCGGCCGTGTCGCCGGCGATGCGGTTGACCTCGTCCACGGCCCGGCTGATCTCCTCGGAGGTGGCGGACTGTTCCTCCGAGGCCGTGGCGATGGATTCGACTTGCGTGGCGGTGGTTTCGACGATGCCGACGATCTCGTCCATGAACCGGCCCGAGGCGGCGGCGGATTGGGTGCTCTCCTCGATGCCGGCGGCGGCGGATTCCACGGCGGCGATGTTCTCCCGGGCCTGGCCCTGGATGGAGACCACGGCGTCGCCGACCTCCTTGGTGGCGGCCATGGTCTTTTCGGCCAGCTTTCTGACCTCGTCGGCCACCACGGCGAAGCCCCGCCCGGCGTCGCCGGCCCGGGCGGCCTCGATGGCGGCATTGAGCGCCAGCAGGTTGGTCTGGTCGGCGATGTCGGAGATGACGTTCATGATGTGGCCGATGTTGTCGGCCTGCTGGCCCAGGCGGGTCATGGACTCCTTGAGCTCCAGGATGCGCCGGCGGATGGTTTCGATGGAGGTCACGGCCGAGCGGACGCCCTCGGCGCCGGTGATGGCCTTGGACTTGGCCTCGCCGGCGCTGACCGCGGCCGAGGCGGCGTTTCTGGCCACTTCGAGCACCGTGGCGTTCATCTCCTCCATGGCCGTGGCCGTTTCGATCATGCGGTCGCGCTGGTGCCTGGCGCCGCCGGCCACCTGTTCGGTCTCGGCCAGCAGGTTGCCGGAGGCGTCCAGCATGGATTCGGACACGGCCCGGGCCTTGCCGGCGGCTTCGTGCATCTTCCCCAGCAGCTCGCCCGTGCGCGCTTCCTGCTCCTTGGCCGACAGCAGGGCCGCGTCGGCCTCGGCGGCGTGGCGCTCGGACTCTTCGCCCTTCTGGCGCGCCTTGGCCATGTTGGCTTCCAGGGAGGCGACCATGCTGGTCATGGCGTCGCGCAGGTCGGCCAACTCCGGCGGATACGCGCCCTCGGGCCGGACCGACAGGTCGCCGCCGGCGATGGCCGCCGCGAACCGGCGCAGCCGGTCCAGGGGCCGCTGCAGGGTGCGGCCGAGCGTGGCCAGCACGAGCAGGAGGACCACCGCGCCCGCGGCCAGGCAGGCGCTCTCGATGGCCATGAGCCGGCCGAGGTCGTCCTGGTCCTCCCGCAGTACGACGTCCAGGGCCTTGTCCAGGGCGGCCGTCAGTGCCGCGGAGGAGGCCATGACCTTTTCCACGGCCATGTCGCCGGCATCGGCCGACAAGGCCGCGACATCGTCGGTGAAGGCCTTGATCAGGCGGGCGACGTCCGCGTACAGGGCGGCGGCTTCCGGCTCCGGGGCCTGGATGACGAAATTGCGCGAGCCGGCCCGAAACTCGCCGCCCTTGGTCAACACCGCCTCGGCCTGTTCCAGGGCGTCGAACCGGG harbors:
- the murJ gene encoding murein biosynthesis integral membrane protein MurJ, which gives rise to MSQYVRQIAKDASIVGGATLLSRILGFFRDMILAYVLGAGIAADAFYVAYRLPNMMRRLFAEGSMTMAFVPVFTKLREEEGDARAFAMPRAALFWLLIILGVLTALAIVFARPLTQLITPGFADDPKLFDLTVELTRIVFPYIIEISVVALCMGVLNSFGHFLAPALATSELNTIIILGAGVAWLFGLDVAHTLAWAVVIGGLGQVLMQQPQLKKFGFTWRGPWSVKDKGVVRMGLLMLPTAFGAAVYQLNIVLGTLLASYLPTGSISYLYYADRLVQFPLGVFGVAVGTVALPSLAKLASAGKTGEFTDTLNASLRLTLFICLPAAAGLIALADPMVRVLFGRGAFGEHAVAATAGALVAYGVGLPAFACVRPLYSAYFALSDTRTPAVTAAVCLLVYVVCGLALMGPMAHVGLALATSVSSWVNVLVLGVVLRKKLGGTWFHPGRTTCIGALLSCGVGAGAYVTADHRYLSLLLIAAWAVAYMGAASLLRVEEARMLTDFVRRRLKRRAGA
- a CDS encoding TerC family protein, with the translated sequence MPLFTVENLIAFLTLSALEIVLGIDNIVFIAIISNTLPAAIQSKARRIGLVLAMGTRILLLLGITWIMGLTAPLFSVLGHVVTGRDLVLLAGGLFLIAKSTFEIHEKIEPPRDGEPHVEKVRGFRSAVIQIALLDIVFSLDSVITAVGMSGEIVVMVAAVVAAVAVMMAFADPVSHFVSRHPTVQMLALSFLILIGVFLVAEGLGRHIDRGYIYFAMAFSLLVELLNMRARKAVSK
- a CDS encoding methyltransferase domain-containing protein; its protein translation is MPHQEARRLFPRGLTQPEGGFRFGADALLLASFAAPAGGRRVLDLGTGCGPAGLGLLLARGDADTTVLGLDRDPAMVAAAAANAGLLGLADRFTARYLDVRAIRAEADIRPESFDLALANPPYRDPASGRRAPSASRDAARFETEGGLAAFADAAASALGNGASLALVHLAERLGHVFACLTARKLEVKRLMPIAPRLGAPARQVLLLATKNGRPGLRLDPALALYEGSGPDTRLSAEALGFCPFLACNAGPRNAAP
- a CDS encoding alpha/beta fold hydrolase, translating into MQRAPRLLAVVLVLALAHALFPEASMALSPSLDRPDVGRRLFHPRPEPGPIRPDRDLFAAAPDGTRLHVRLHPANAAFPTLLLFHGNGEIASDYDDLAPLLAGIGFNLAVGEFRGYGLSDGEPQASKLGPDAAVVFDFVREKLAASGAVPRLVVMGRSLGSVCALSLADARPGDLDGLVLESAFATTLPLLRVLGLEPRLLGIGEADGFGNLAKAGRFAGPTLVIHGARDDLIEAGEAKMLLAASPSPQKRLLLIPGAGHNDLFSVGRRPYLDALAGLAAQARGPGDGPPGAAPP
- a CDS encoding GNAT family N-acetyltransferase: MLLRHAQESDYPGIIAQLDAWWAERHMTDMLPRLFFKHFRDTSFVIEAGGAAIAFLIGFASQTDPAQAYAHFLGVHPAHRRRGLASRLYERFFEAARSRGCAVVHALTSPVNRHSIAFHRYLGFSLEPGDRVVDGIPVHGDYDGPGEDRVLFVKRIGQASG
- the amrA gene encoding AmmeMemoRadiSam system protein A, encoding MDAFRFSLTDEEKASLKDLVRLRIAARLAGRDPASPRPPTGKLREPHGAFVTLTLRGRLRGCIGHIVGDRPLFETIGDMAEAAAFGDPRFTPLTREEFQDIAIEISVLSPLTPCPDPALVEVGRHGLLVRRGARSGLLLPQVPVEWGWDRETFLDQTCRKAGLEPGCWRHPDTKLSWFEAEVF
- a CDS encoding alpha/beta hydrolase, with translation MPTEDGAIFARARIMPGRAPAVVCLHGLGDSHLAFEEAFETRYLDGASVVAWDMAGHGGSPQAVDYAMEASARRLRRLIDHLTDECGLRPSPLVLAAHSVGGIPAIYFCRDARPGEVGRLVLAEASVTRFGSFVTAHAEAARLSGRFGEWYKEFREQVIFRDYLGRFPFCRHYYASLRFCGEEAFLGTVLAVRREAKALPGKWSHAAGEALLGLATPVIYAHGRDLAPETLTFLHEAGIPTRPFPTDCHFLMQAMTGEFYGLLGESCREARS
- a CDS encoding methyl-accepting chemotaxis protein, with protein sequence MMQFTLSTRLTLGFGLVLAAMATGTLVLTASLGNVRERAARVHETSLPLADAAARMQFSAVNVQQFLTDVSATGEEDGFGEAAEAAKDFRRDADRFRDAARRSADAAMRGEIEDIAKDFEAMYEVGQRMAKAYIKDGREAGNAIMEDFDQRTEALAKRIAPLKQSQFAAVDAEVEAVADGLAWDLRLQYALLAASLAIGLVTAWLVSRSILRQLGAEPETVAAVARDVADGHFDNVRTACSASSRDCGVMAAMAEMAEKLRATFQALEAEKSAAEARTAEAQHSRREAEEAMTRAERARLEGMAEAAGQLEDLTDVVARAGNALTDRVAQVAGGSQRQRDRTAETATAMEELSATALEVAKNAGRADQSAQAARQGAREGLAATDEVTRSIDRVRQLSLGLKTSLDALGERAKGISAIMGVISDIADQTNLLALNAAIEAARAGDAGRGFAVVADEVRKLAEKTMQATGEVASVITAIDEAVKENVAGMDTAVAAVAATTELAGKSGESLRHIVAMAETTTEEIGRIAGAVTQQTTAAEEINRALADISLVSEETAQGMDDARDELDRLSGSTSQLATLIENLRRQSPKALT
- a CDS encoding bacteriohemerythrin, which codes for MSIRLQVLCSLGLMFLLSCVMFVPTWSIYQDQKADGQTAALTALQREQAHQIAKEAVIKVRQLKAGTAAPDWLASFRSRFDALEQAEAVLTKGGEFRAGSRNFVIQAPEPEAAALYADVARLIKAFTDDVAALSADAGDMAVEKVMASSAALTAALDKALDVVLREDQDDLGRLMAIESACLAAGAVVLLLVLATLGRTLQRPLDRLRRFAAAIAGGDLSVRPEGAYPPELADLRDAMTSMVASLEANMAKARQKGEESERHAAEADAALLSAKEQEARTGELLGKMHEAAGKARAVSESMLDASGNLLAETEQVAGGARHQRDRMIETATAMEEMNATVLEVARNAASAAVSAGEAKSKAITGAEGVRSAVTSIETIRRRILELKESMTRLGQQADNIGHIMNVISDIADQTNLLALNAAIEAARAGDAGRGFAVVADEVRKLAEKTMAATKEVGDAVVSIQGQARENIAAVESAAAGIEESTQSAAASGRFMDEIVGIVETTATQVESIATASEEQSATSEEISRAVDEVNRIAGDTAEGMETATQALSALSALAGELDDVIRRMTGEEPATRRVVAAAPRAVAAPSRRPLPPSRPAQAKALPQATRPAVKATPLSAAPSRPAKAPAAAPKPSGNGGANACSIGGGILQWDDSLAVGLREIDSQHRKLVQMICDLHEAMRSGKGKSQVEAILRELEEYAVEHFGYEEKLMEQYKYPGYLNHRKEHDKFVDQVIAFGNDFRANKAALTTEVMNFLKNWLVGHIKGTDKKYGPFFNERGVY